The stretch of DNA CCATTTTTGGAGGTAAAGATGAGGTCGTGCCACCGCAGTCCATAGGTAGGGCGCTCGTGGCGCAAACTCGTCTCAGGACTGAAAACCTGCCCCTTCGCGGGACACTGTTCTCCTCAGCCTATCTCTCCGTGAGAATGGGCTTGAGAACCTGCCAAACATTCTCAGCGATCTTTTGATGTCCGACGGGAGTTGGGTGGATCAAGTCAGGTTGGTTGAACTCAGGCTTGCCGCCAATGCCTTCCAAGAGAAACGGAATCAATGCGGCCTGCTGTTGCTTGGCCACTTGGGGAAACAACGCCTGGAACGCCTCGGTGTAATCCTTCCCCATGTTGGGTGGCATTTGCATTCCGGCCAGGAGCAGTCGAGCTTTGGGATATCGGGCGTGCACCCGCTCCAGAATCGCGGTGAGGTTTGAGCGAGTGATGCTCGGTGCGATTCCGCGGAGCCCATCGTT from Verrucomicrobiales bacterium encodes:
- a CDS encoding arylesterase; translated protein: MLARLHSSIPSFIAWLALIAACVEGVTAADGDSKPAKQRVLILGDSITAGYGVDAAEGYPSLLQQKIDQAQLPYVVVNAGVSGDTTSGGLRRVDWILRQPVDVFVLALGGNDGLRGIAPSITRSNLTAILERVHARYPKARLLLAGMQMPPNMGKDYTEAFQALFPQVAKQQQAALIPFLLEGIGGKPEFNQPDLIHPTPVGHQKIAENVWQVLKPILTER